A window of the Burkholderia sp. 9120 genome harbors these coding sequences:
- the fliH gene encoding flagellar assembly protein FliH, with product MHMSDQNSSAKERLSAYQRWEMASFDPVPLAPPEPEVDDGAFEAELERLRDSAHAQGIASGHVAGQALGYQAGYDQGHAQGFEQGQSEAREEAARLAALAETFKVALEGAQGAISETLVALALDIAQQVVRQHVQHDPTALIAAAREVLAAEPTLIGAPALIVSPADLPVVEAYLMEELQTRGWTVRTDPAVERGGCRAQAATGEVDAGIDTRWERVAAALGKVSTW from the coding sequence GATGGCTTCGTTCGATCCGGTGCCGCTGGCGCCGCCCGAACCCGAGGTCGACGACGGCGCGTTCGAAGCCGAACTCGAACGCCTGCGCGATTCCGCGCATGCACAGGGCATCGCTTCGGGCCATGTGGCCGGTCAGGCGCTCGGTTATCAGGCGGGTTACGACCAGGGTCATGCTCAAGGTTTCGAGCAAGGCCAGAGCGAAGCACGCGAAGAAGCGGCGCGGCTCGCGGCGCTGGCCGAGACCTTCAAGGTGGCGCTAGAAGGTGCTCAGGGCGCGATTTCCGAAACGCTGGTCGCGCTGGCGCTAGACATTGCGCAACAGGTGGTGCGCCAGCACGTGCAGCACGATCCGACCGCACTGATCGCCGCCGCGCGTGAAGTGCTGGCCGCGGAACCCACGCTGATCGGCGCGCCGGCCTTGATCGTGAGTCCCGCCGATCTGCCCGTCGTCGAAGCCTATCTGATGGAAGAACTGCAAACGCGCGGCTGGACCGTGCGGACCGATCCGGCGGTGGAACGCGGCGGCTGCCGCGCGCAAGCCGCGACCGGCGAAGTGGATGCCGGTATCGACACGCGCTGGGAGCGCGTCGCCGCTGCGCTCGGCAAGGTGAGTACGTGGTGA